A section of the Lampris incognitus isolate fLamInc1 chromosome 8, fLamInc1.hap2, whole genome shotgun sequence genome encodes:
- the rpl23a gene encoding 60S ribosomal protein L23a → MAPKVKKEAVPAKTEAKSKALKAKKAVLKGVHSQRKKKIRTSPTFRRPKTLRLRRQPKYPRKSAPRRNKLDHYAIIKFPLTTESAMKKIEDNNTLVFIVDVKANKHQIKHAVKKLYDIDVAKVNTLIRPDGEKKAYVRLAPDYDALDVANKIGII, encoded by the exons ATGGCGCCGAAGGTGAAGAAGGAAG CTGTCCCTGCCAAGACTGAGGCCAAGTCAAAGGCATTAAAGGCCAAAAAGGCTGTGCTTAAAGGAGTCCACagccagaggaagaagaagatcaGGACTTCTCCCACCTTCCGTCGCCCCAAAACTCTGCGACTCCGCAGGCAACCCAAGTATCCTCGCAAGAGCGCTCCCCGTAGGAACAA GTTGGATCACTATGCCATCATCAAGTTCCCCCTGACAACAGAGTCTGCCATGAAGAAGATCGAGGACAACAACACACTGGTGTTCATTGTAGATGTCAAGGCAAACAAGCATCAGATCAAACATGCCGTCAAAAAACTGTATGACATTGATGTTGCCAAAGTCAACACGCTCATCAG GCCTGATGGAGAGAAGAAGGCATATGTTCGTCTTGCACCAGATTATGATGCACTCGATGTTGCAAATAAG ATTGGCATCATCTAA